DNA sequence from the Suttonella indologenes genome:
TTGTGCAGCATTCCGATTTTGCTCGCTTTACTGATTTTGAACATTGTGCCGGCGGCTTTGGCCTTTACAGTCTTGGCGGCGGTTTACGTACTGTTGGATATTGTCAGCATTCCCCAATTTCTCGGCGGTTTTACCAATACCGCTTTAATGACGCTGATTTTATTATTGATTTGCTCCATGGCGGTGGAGCGTTCGCAGCTGATTCAGTATTTTTCCCGCCAAATGATTCAACAGGACGAAAAACGCAGTTTCATACGCTTGATTTCGGTGAGCGCGCTGCTCTCGGCTTTTATCAATAATACTGCCGTTGTCGCCGCCTTTTTAGGGCAAATCATGCGCCAAAGACATATTGCCGCTTCGCGTTTGCTGATTCCTTTGTCTTACGCCACCATTTTAGGCGGCATTACCACTCTTGTCGGCACCTCCACCAATATGGTCGTCAATTCTTTTGTGGTCAATGCCGGCTATGAGCCTTTGAAAATGTTTAGCTTTGCTTTAGTCGGCGTACCGATTATGTTGGTCTGCTTAGGCATTGTCTATTGGCGGCGCAATCATTTGCCCAATCATCAGCCAAGCGCCACAGACGAAACCGCCGCCTATTTTCTCACCGCCGCTGTGGGAGCTGAGTCCGATTTAATCGGCAAAACGATTAAAAGCGGCGGCATCGGGCAATTAGACGGTTTATTTTTGTTAGAAATTATTCGCGACGGCCGCCTGATTTCCCCTGTCAGTCAATTTGAAATCATCATGCAGGGTGATCATCTTATTTTTGCCGGCTCATTGGAAAACGTGCAACTTTTGCAAAAATTCAAGCATTTGCAGTTGCTCGGCGGTGCGGCAAACGAGGTACTGAAATCGAATTTGGTGGAAGTCATCATTACCAATGAATCCGAATTACTGTATAGCACCTTGGAAAAAGTCGATTTTAATAACCGCTTTCATGCCGCCGTAGTCGGTATTCGTCGCGGCAACAAACGTCTGACAGGACGACTTGACCGCATTCCGCTGCGTGTCGGCGATGCTTTATTATTGGCGATTGCCGATACTTTCTACCGCCAGCGCACCAATGAGCGCAATTTCCATATCCTGAACCAAAACGACAAACACAGCCACACGCTCTCCAAAGGCAAAAGCATTCTGGTCGCGCTGAGTTTTGTGCTTGTGATTCTGGCTTCCGCCTTAGAAATTTTTTCTTTATTTAAAGGCTTGCTGATGTTGCTGGGATTGTATCTGCTCACCGGCTGCCTAAGCCTTGACCAAATGCGCCGCCGTTTTCCCTTTGATTTATTATTGGTTATCGGCTCGGCATTAGTAGTTTCCAAAGGTTTGGAGACCACCGGCGCCGCCGCTATGTTAGGACAGGCGGTCATGCTCTTATCGCCCGATAACAATGCCTATCTTTCCCTGCTGATTATCTTTGTATTGACGGTTTTGTTGACTGAGATTATCACCAATAATGCCGCCGCCGCTCTTGCCATTCCGCTGGCTTTGCAGACCGCCGCCGCTTTGGAAGTCAGTTATCTGCCTTTTGTGATGGCAGTGACTTATGGCGCAAGCGCCTGCTTTTTATTGCCTTTCGGCTATCAAACCCATTTGATGATTTACACCCCCGGCAATTACCGCGTTAAAGATTTTCTCCGCTTCGGTTGGGCAATTCTCTTTACCTATGCAGCAGCGGCTTTGTTGCTTATTCCGCTGATTTTTCCTTTCCGCCCCACATCGTTTTAAACTCAAAACGAGAGCGCAAAAAAGCCGGCTTGCAGCCGGCTTTTTTAAAATGGTGATAATTAATCGTCACGCTCTACGCTATGACGTCTAATCTTGCCTGATTTGGCATCAATTACAATGTCATGCTCCATACCGTTATGATGTACTTCCACTTCAAAACGCGCGCCGCGATATTGGCTGTATTCAAAATCCACATCAGTCACTACACCGCCGCCCGCTGCTTGAATGGCGATTTCCGCCGCCTTGTCATGAGAGATATATTCTCCTTGATGTTGCTGGTAATAGCGTGCGTCGTCATCATAACGATCAGCATATTGAGCAAAGACCGGAGCAGTCAAAACGGCTAAAGCGGCAATCGAAATAAATTTTTTCATCATTTGTCCTTTATTACAGTTTAAGTTTAAGAGTCTGAATCAAGATTCATTACGCGAGATTATAAATCCACCATAAATAAGCAACATTACGCTTTGCTTATAATTACACAATGTTTATTTATCCTTAATTACTTTATTATCGGCAGCGGCTTTATCGCTCTTTTTCCACAAAAACCCGCCATGCGACGGGCTTCTTATCAGCTGATGGGCAATCTTAACCCGTGTTACGCAGCCCTGCCGCGATGGCATTGATGGTACGCAGGAGCGGATTGTTGATGTCGGCGCGACTTTGCTCGTCCAAATCTTGGACACGGCTGCGTTGCAGAAGCTCGATTTGGATATGGTGCATGGGATCAAGATAGGCATTGCGCCATTGCAGGGAGGTGGCGAGTTCGCTTTGCTGCGCCAAGAGCTGCGGCTGTCCGATCATGCGGTTCAGTCCGTCTGCGGTGCGTGCGGCTTCGGCGCGGATGTCGTTCATGATGCGTTCGCGCAAGGCTTCGTCGCGGCAGAGTTCGCTGTAATGGGCGGCGATGTTCATGTCGGATTTGGCAAAGGCCATTTCGGTATTGCTTATAAAGGCGTTAAAGAAGGGCCATTGGCGATACATTTCATCGACTAGGGTTTGTTCTTCGGCGCTTAAATCGCTGAGCGCGCTGCCGACGCCGTACCATGCCGGCAGGGTAAAGCGCGCCATCGACCATGAGAAGACCCAAGGAATGGCGCGGATGGTTTGCTTGGTCGGCGTGCCTTTTTTGCGGTGCGCCGGACGCGAGCCGATGTTGAGCAGGCTGATTTCGGCAATCGGCGTGGCTTGGGAGAAGAATTCGTAGAATTGTTCGCTGTGGTCGGTCAGAGCGCGATAGCGTTGTTCGCAGCGATCCGCCAGTTTGGCAATCATGCCTTCGTAGTCGTCGAGCTGTTCGGGGGCACGCGAGAATTGTGTGGCGGTGGCTTTCAGCGCGCCGGTGATGGCAAGGGTGAGTTCATAGACGGCGGTTTCGGTATTGGCGTATTTGGCGTATAAGACTTCGCCTTGCTCGGTAAATTTGATTTCGCCTTGCAGGGTGCCGGCAGGTTGGGCGGCAATGGCGTGGTGGGTGCTGCCGCCGCCGCGGCTGACGGAGCCGCCGCGTCCATGGAAGAGGCGGGTTTGCAGTCCGTAGGAATGCGCGATTTGCGTGATGGTTTGCTGAGCGCGATAGAGTTGCCAAGCGGAGGTCAGGATGCCGCCGTCTTTGCTGCTGTCGGAGTAGCCGAGCATGATTTCTTGGCGGCGGTCTTGTCCTTCCAGCAGTTTACGGTATTGCGTATCGGCGAAGAGTTGCGGCAGGACTTCTTCGATTGCTTTCAAATCTTCAATGGTTTCAAAGAGCGGCGCGACTGGCAGGGCGGCAAAGGGTTTACCGTCTTCGTCAATACCCGAGAGTCCGGCAAAGCGCATGAGCAGCAGCACTTCCAAGACGTGGCAGCCGTGGCTTGCCATTGAGATGATGTAGCTACCGAAGGTGTCTTCGCCGCAAAGGGCGCGGAGTTCGGCAAGGGTGCGCATCAGAGCGAGCTGTTCTTGGCTTTGGGCGCTGAGGTTGTCGGTGTAAATCAGCGGTGCGCCTTTATGCGCCAGCAGTTGCTGCAAAACGGCAAAGCGCTGGTCATTGTCCAAGCTGCGGTAATCCGGCAGGTTGGGCGCTTGGTCGAAGAGGTTGCAGATGACTTCGTAATGCCAGCCCGATTCTTGGCGGATATCAAGAGAAGCAAGGTGGAAACCGCAGGTTTCAATCAGGCGGATGAGGTCGAAAATGCTGCCGTTGGCGGCGTTTTGGTCGTAGGTGTAGAGCGCATCGCGGATAAGATGCAGATCCGCCAGCAATTCGTTCGGGTTTTGATAGGCATGGGTTTTCGCCGCCGCATCCGTACCTAGGGCGGCGATGTGTTTGCGCGTGCAGGCTAATTTGCGCCGCATGATGGCGATGAGGCGGCGGTAGGGTTCGTTGAGGTAGTCGTCAAGGTTGTATTCAAAGACTTGGGCATCCAGCGCGCTGTCGCTTTGAATGCGAGCGCGGATGCTAGCGGGAACCGCCACGATGGTGTCGCTATGCACGAGTTGTCCGCCGAGGGCTTTGAGCAATTGGTCGTAATGCGCCAAAATGGTTTCCGCGTGCATCAGCACGGCTTGGCGCGTGGTTTCATGGGTCACGAAGGGATTGCCGTCCCGATCGCCGCCAATCCACGAGCCGAAGCGCAAAAAGCTCGGCACACTTTCTTCGGCGAGTTCGGGGTAAATTTTGGCGACCGCGCGGTCGAAATTGCGGTAAATGCGCGGTATGGCGGCAAATAAACTGGTGCGGAAATAGTGCAGACCGTTGTTAATTTCATCAAATACGATCGGCTTGCGCGTACGGACTTCGTCAGATGCCCAAAGCATGTCCAAAATGTCGCGGATTTCTGCTTCCGCTGCCGCCTGCTCGCTTTCATTGAGGTTGTCGCCGAAGCGCTCGATGCAGGCTTGGTAAATCCGCTGCAAGAGGGTCATGGTGGTACGGCGGCGCGCTTCGGTGGGGTGGGCGGTAAAGACGGGTATCACGCGCAATTGCTTGAGCATGCTGTGAATGTCCTGCGGGCTGATGTTGTTTTCGCGGCATTCGCGCAGGCTGCGGCGGAAGGAGCCGTACCATTCGATATTGTCTTGGTCACGCATCAGGCGGCGGCGGTCGGCGAGCAGACTTTCTTCGGCAAGGTTGGCAAGGGAGAAATAAAGACTGAAAGCGCGGGTAACGACT
Encoded proteins:
- a CDS encoding SLC13 family permease, producing MWQSLFETGEWQKWFVLCSIPILLALLILNIVPAALAFTVLAAVYVLLDIVSIPQFLGGFTNTALMTLILLLICSMAVERSQLIQYFSRQMIQQDEKRSFIRLISVSALLSAFINNTAVVAAFLGQIMRQRHIAASRLLIPLSYATILGGITTLVGTSTNMVVNSFVVNAGYEPLKMFSFALVGVPIMLVCLGIVYWRRNHLPNHQPSATDETAAYFLTAAVGAESDLIGKTIKSGGIGQLDGLFLLEIIRDGRLISPVSQFEIIMQGDHLIFAGSLENVQLLQKFKHLQLLGGAANEVLKSNLVEVIITNESELLYSTLEKVDFNNRFHAAVVGIRRGNKRLTGRLDRIPLRVGDALLLAIADTFYRQRTNERNFHILNQNDKHSHTLSKGKSILVALSFVLVILASALEIFSLFKGLLMLLGLYLLTGCLSLDQMRRRFPFDLLLVIGSALVVSKGLETTGAAAMLGQAVMLLSPDNNAYLSLLIIFVLTVLLTEIITNNAAAALAIPLALQTAAALEVSYLPFVMAVTYGASACFLLPFGYQTHLMIYTPGNYRVKDFLRFGWAILFTYAAAALLLIPLIFPFRPTSF
- a CDS encoding PepSY domain-containing protein, which produces MKKFISIAALAVLTAPVFAQYADRYDDDARYYQQHQGEYISHDKAAEIAIQAAGGGVVTDVDFEYSQYRGARFEVEVHHNGMEHDIVIDAKSGKIRRHSVERDD
- the ppc gene encoding phosphoenolpyruvate carboxylase gives rise to the protein MTSNYSDLRERIRLLGQLLGDCISTHNGEKALAAVESLRTGFIEQRLNPSQEALEALFQQIADSDTQTLKVVTRAFSLYFSLANLAEESLLADRRRLMRDQDNIEWYGSFRRSLRECRENNISPQDIHSMLKQLRVIPVFTAHPTEARRRTTMTLLQRIYQACIERFGDNLNESEQAAAEAEIRDILDMLWASDEVRTRKPIVFDEINNGLHYFRTSLFAAIPRIYRNFDRAVAKIYPELAEESVPSFLRFGSWIGGDRDGNPFVTHETTRQAVLMHAETILAHYDQLLKALGGQLVHSDTIVAVPASIRARIQSDSALDAQVFEYNLDDYLNEPYRRLIAIMRRKLACTRKHIAALGTDAAAKTHAYQNPNELLADLHLIRDALYTYDQNAANGSIFDLIRLIETCGFHLASLDIRQESGWHYEVICNLFDQAPNLPDYRSLDNDQRFAVLQQLLAHKGAPLIYTDNLSAQSQEQLALMRTLAELRALCGEDTFGSYIISMASHGCHVLEVLLLMRFAGLSGIDEDGKPFAALPVAPLFETIEDLKAIEEVLPQLFADTQYRKLLEGQDRRQEIMLGYSDSSKDGGILTSAWQLYRAQQTITQIAHSYGLQTRLFHGRGGSVSRGGGSTHHAIAAQPAGTLQGEIKFTEQGEVLYAKYANTETAVYELTLAITGALKATATQFSRAPEQLDDYEGMIAKLADRCEQRYRALTDHSEQFYEFFSQATPIAEISLLNIGSRPAHRKKGTPTKQTIRAIPWVFSWSMARFTLPAWYGVGSALSDLSAEEQTLVDEMYRQWPFFNAFISNTEMAFAKSDMNIAAHYSELCRDEALRERIMNDIRAEAARTADGLNRMIGQPQLLAQQSELATSLQWRNAYLDPMHHIQIELLQRSRVQDLDEQSRADINNPLLRTINAIAAGLRNTG